The Deltaproteobacteria bacterium genomic interval TGAGCGAAATCAACGTTGACCACTTCTGTGGCTCCGCCGGCTGCGGCGGCCATTCCTGCACCACAGGTGTAGGAGAAGAGGTTCAAAACGCTTTTGCCCGCTGCGAAATCTTTAATGTGCCGACGGCCGGCTCGAAAGTCTAAGAAGAGCAGGGGATCCATGCCGCGGTGCCTGGGGCGAACGTCGTATGTGAGTCCGAGTTCCAATCCCGTTGGGTCGGTGTCGAGTTCGACGGGATGAACGCTGTGGTCTGCCTTACCGCGTTTGGCTCGATGATTCCAAACGGGCGTGAGCGAGAGCCCTGTCTCGTTTGCGACGGCTGCTTCAATGGTAGCTACCAGTGCAGTATCAATTGGCTCTCGCCAAGTTTGAATGAGTAGGCAATCACCATAACGGTCGATGGTTAAGCCAGGGCAACCCTCGTTGGTACCATGGAAGAGCCGGTAACAGGTGGTTTTCTCGGCGTGCAATGTCTCAAGAAGAGGGACTCGCTCTTGAAGCGCAGGAAGCAAGAGAGAAGATATAAAATCGTCGTTCATGGGAATGTCCGGCGTGAGCCTTAATCTACGAGACTATTTCTTTGGAGCTTTTGGATTGGCATCCGCCCAGTGCTCTTTGATGAGCTTTTTCGCGTAAGCGCCGGTGGCCATTTTGTAGTTACTCTGTAGCACTTTGTCGGTGAGAATATGCTCGTTGCCTTGCACATCAATCATCTTGCGAGCGCCTTCGCCGCCCAACCAATCCGCAAAAAGAAGCTCTTCTGGGAGCTCAGCTTTTGCACGGGTGCGTCGGACTACAGATTTATAAGGACGTAATTTTTCTAGAAAGTTCAGTACTGCCATGGGCTGCCCATAGCACCGGGGTATGGCGTTCTCAAGGGAATGGGCCAGAAAAGGCTCGATCTCATCAATATAAGACCCTTGGAGATCCGATTTTTCGCTATGAATTAAGGGGGATACGAGCCGGTTAATCTTCAATCATTCGCACAATGGCCCGTAAAGCTTCTGGTAACACAAGTGACGTGGCTTTGAGTCTAGCCGCATGCGCTACAACATGAATGTCATGGGTCTCATTAAGCTCTAGGCCAAGGGCCACCTGACCATTTTCAATAAGACTTGGAAAACCGGTCACACTCAGAAGGTTGCGTTTGGAAATTTCTTCGAGCACTTCATGGGTGTCGGCACCTGGCATGAGGTAGACCGCGCCGCATTCCGGCATGGGTTCCCCAAGGCTTATGCGCTTAACGTTCATCTCTTGAGATTTGAACCCATGTTCAAGGTATTGCCCCAGGACAACGTGCCCTGGCGAATCGATCACCAAAACCTCACATTGGTTGGGTGCGACTTGTGTGAGCGCACGAATCAGCTTCGTAAGAATAGCGGTTTGTTCCGGCGGCGCGATGGCACTTTCAGCATGAGCCGGTAACTCGAAAATGGCGTGGCCAGTGGGTGCAAAGAGAATATCGACCTGGTTGAGCATTTGGGTGTTGGGAAGATAGTGCATCTCGAAAACATCACAGGGTTGATAGCCAATGCTGCTCATAAAGCTGATGACATCGGCCATCATCGGCGCACCTTTGTTGTACTCAAGTACTTGAGTTTCAAGAAGCACGAAGGGGCCACTTTTGAGCGTCTCGGTGGCGCCTTTTAGAACATCGATTTCGGCTCCTTGAACATCGATTTTGAGAAGGTCAACTGGAGTCGTGCTCAACCCTTGCTGGGAGAGGAGGGTATCTAGCTTTTTCATCGGCAGGGTCACTTCTTCGAAAAAGTAACTGGTTTGCTCCCGATACATGCTGCAGCCCTCGGTAGAAGCCCGGTCACCGAGAAAAAATGTGACCTCATCTTTATCGGCGTCTCCTAGGAGCGTGATTTCAAACGGGTGTCCACTGGCACTGAGCTTGTCTTGATTCGTTTGATTGGCCTCAATCATGAAGATATCAGCTTCGGGAAATACAATGTTGGCCATCTTGGCCCAGACGCCCTCGCATGCTCCGACATCAATCACCTGATTAAAGGCGAAGCCACGCTCTTTAAGCTCGGCTAAGCGTCTACCTTGTTGTTGAAGGTTCGCCGGTATCCCGGCACTGGGGTCGGGAGCTGGTTGCTTAACCGCCTCGGCGGGGAAACGGTGCGACTCGTTGGCGTCAAGGTGTTCGATGACTTCGCAGACGTGGTTGTAACAAGTCTTGAGAATCTCGGGAACAGCAACAGGTTCGGCACGCGGCAGTAAAATCCATTTGTTATTA includes:
- a CDS encoding SAM-dependent methyltransferase — protein: MNDDFISSLLLPALQERVPLLETLHAEKTTCYRLFHGTNEGCPGLTIDRYGDCLLIQTWREPIDTALVATIEAAVANETGLSLTPVWNHRAKRGKADHSVHPVELDTDPTGLELGLTYDVRPRHRGMDPLLFLDFRAGRRHIKDFAAGKSVLNLFSYTCGAGMAAAAGGATEVVNVDFAQSALEVGRSNYIANNLEDAFTAIHEDAIPIMLQYAGLGVRGRRQKRSFTPVEEKSFDLVILDPPRYAKSHFGIVDTVGDYQSLFKPALLSTHPGGHMLVTNNVASVSRSDFEKMLIRCAAKAERPISSLEYIDVEKDFPSPDGQWPLKMAWIHLES
- a CDS encoding FkbM family methyltransferase, producing the protein MNQPASAPVSQEDCRRLLNKIYSIPTENLDAQRIQWCMAQIQRLVPEFPSGRTEKGITICAGGRQRLLQAYAMISYIRKSLKCTLPIELVYVTDVEMKAPAIELFEKDLDVTCVDARVLIERYPYTAPKVLRGYMIKPFALLTSSFQEVILIDCDNIPVRDPSFLFEMQGYQDHGMVLWRDFPGLRDPTGQEKIFELLGTDPTTIPKHAHETGQIVVDTKRLWKSLHLNWFLNNNHEIFYKVGIHGETDLYQICINQAGESFFEMPYAPKTIGTHTKFAEGIHGHTLGQCDLEGDVLFAHRCCDDSYASAAGTLHGNSEVTTQSGETALPLAWEWMTPEAELPEIKVDANNKWILLPRAEPVAVPEILKTCYNHVCEVIEHLDANESHRFPAEAVKQPAPDPSAGIPANLQQQGRRLAELKERGFAFNQVIDVGACEGVWAKMANIVFPEADIFMIEANQTNQDKLSASGHPFEITLLGDADKDEVTFFLGDRASTEGCSMYREQTSYFFEEVTLPMKKLDTLLSQQGLSTTPVDLLKIDVQGAEIDVLKGATETLKSGPFVLLETQVLEYNKGAPMMADVISFMSSIGYQPCDVFEMHYLPNTQMLNQVDILFAPTGHAIFELPAHAESAIAPPEQTAILTKLIRALTQVAPNQCEVLVIDSPGHVVLGQYLEHGFKSQEMNVKRISLGEPMPECGAVYLMPGADTHEVLEEISKRNLLSVTGFPSLIENGQVALGLELNETHDIHVVAHAARLKATSLVLPEALRAIVRMIED